The Marasmius oreades isolate 03SP1 chromosome 2, whole genome shotgun sequence genomic sequence TGGCCGTGATCTCAACACCCATAACAGAGTTGTTCAAAATCACTCATCCAGTCATATTAGCTGGTATGAATGTCGCATCCGGTCAGTAGGTCATGCCATGGGGCATTCAAAATTGGGTTGCTAACAGGCAAAGCAGGGCCTGAACTGGTCGCAGCTGTGACGAACGCTGGTGGTCTCGGTGTCCTTGGTGGTTTGGGTTATACCCCCAAGATCTTGAGGTCGCTCATTCACGAAATAAAGGGATATCTGAAGGATAAGAACGCGCCGTTTGGTGTGGATCTTGCTCTTCCTCAGGTGGGTGGGAGTGCTCGGAAAACGAACGTACGTAACACTTTCTTGGTTATGAATTTCTGAGGAGTTTATCGCCGCACAGTATGACTACACCAAAGGCCAACTTCCGGAACTCATCGACGTTATCATTGAAGAGGGTGCCAAGTTGTTCGTTTGTGCTATCGGTATACCACCTCGCTGGGCGGTGGAAAAACTGCACAAGGCCGGAATCCCCGTCATGAACATGGTAGGACATCCAAAACACGTCGCTAAAGCTCTTTCCGTCGGGGTGGATATCATTTGTGCGCAAGCTGGAGAGGGTGGAGGACATACCGGCGAATTGCCTGCGAGCTTGTTGATCCCGGCTTGTGTTGATGCGACCAAAGGCGAAAAGAGCGAGTTGACGGGCGGACCTGTGTACGTCGTTGGTGCAGGCGCAGTGTATGATGGACGTAGTTTGGCTGCCAATTTGATGTGGGGCGCCCAAGCAGTCTGTGAGTTCTGGCTCCTTCCCCGCCTGTTCACGATCTCAACTTCTGCTTTTAGGGGTTGGCACTAGATTCGTTGCATCCGTTGAAGCTGGTGCCCCAAAAATCCACAAGGACTATGTTATTAAGAGTACCCATGAGGATAACATTCGCACTGTCATCTACTCCGGCAGACCACTCAGAGTTTTCAAGACACCCTACGTTGAAGAATGGTAGGCGTTGCCTTCCCTATGCCCTTAGGCATTACATTAATTCTACCCCAGGGAGACAAAACGACAAGACGAAATCGAGAAATTGACTAGTGAAGGTATCATACCCGTCGACCACGATCTCGAGCACCACCCCGAAAGAAGCGCAGTGAGCCGTGGCTGGCTTATGGGGAAAGTCGCAGCCATGATCGACGAAGTCCTGCCTGCAAAGGTATGTTTCAAAGCGTGAGTGCTTCAAAATGATATGAGCATTGACCCTCGTCTTCATTTGTTAAGACTATCGTCGAGAACATGGTCAATGAAGCAGCTGAATTACTGCAGGCCAAATCCAAGTTGGTCACAACGGCAAAGCTTTAAAAGAACTCCATCCGACTGTAGCATCATCCCAAATATTTGTCAAGTATGTATGCGACGGTATTTTATCGAGTCAAAACATCCACACCGTTGTCAGTGATGAGAACCATATGTTCCACTTGGGCACCTCTTGCACAGTTCTGTGACGACCCGTCAGAAAGGAGAGTTGACCGAGGAGAGACTAAGTAACCTCCGTGCTAGCTGTCCATCCATCCGGGAACAACCATCCGAGCGGATCCTTGCCCTGTATGATGATCGGCTGGGGGAAGGTTGTTAGTTCTGTAAAGGTTCTTAGTCATAACTGCGCTACGAACCTCGATAGTGAAACAGTGTCCAGGTTGCATAACACCGGGCTCATCATTTACTGCAAGCGTTGAGCGTGAAACTTCAAGGGGCAAAACAGAACAACTCACGATGATGCCAAATCCATGGGGGACGGTGGAACTCTGTTCCAATTCCGTGTCCAGTGAACTGTTGTGAGATACAAAACTCCATTCCTCGAAACGGTCTCTTGACAAGATCATGTATCGCTCGGCCTATCCCCTTGAAATGTTTTCCTGGTCCGCACGCGTCGATTCCGGCTTGAACAGCTTCGGTGGTTATTTCACAAAGAACACGCCCAGGATGATCCTTTTGTTTGTAGTTGCATATTCATGATTAAGACGAAAGTAACTTGGTAAGACCACAAACTCACCACGTCTCCGACTAGCCAGGTCTGGGAAGTATCTCCGTGGTACCCATTTAAATAAACAGTGATATCGATATTCACGATGTCTCCATCTTCTAAAGGACGGCTGTAACCTTTCCGTTATTTCAGTCCCCAGAAAAAAACCTGACTTCCTACTCACCCATCCGGTATTCCATGAGCAATGATATTATTCACACTAAAACATTGGCACGTTAATCAACGAGAGCGAGTCCTAGAACAAAGAACCCCAACTCGCCTAGTACAACACGACTTCGGGAACCCTCTATAATGTAGCGGTGAGGGATACGCACCACGCGAAAggatatattcatgtatGGCACCGTCAATCTCATTCGTCGTGACTCCAGCCTAGGGAAAACGAAAACGCGCCAAAAAGTCAACTCATGTATTAATTGAGCACACATGTACACCCTCACCTTCACCAACGTCCCAGAAAACTCTCGCACCTCCCTTGCCAGGCCAGCCGACTTTCTCAACCCGTCCTCCTCCACTCCACCGAGACGTATCagtttctctctcttcaccAGTGTGGATGTGTTCGTATCATGATGACGCGCCAGCGCATAGGGCGGTTTCCGTACCGAGTTTGGCACATTCCGAGGAGTTATATGGGAAACACCAAACACGAAAGGTTCTTCCGGTAGAACGACGGTGTAGCTCCCAAAATCGTACGCATCGTGGTCTTCCCCCAAATTAGCATCAGTGAAGGTTCTGTGAGGGAGAGTCTTTTTAGGATATATAGTGCGAGCACAAC encodes the following:
- a CDS encoding uncharacterized protein (MEROPS:MER0005690); amino-acid sequence: MFSRFSQLPRSTSCARTIYPKKTLPHRTFTDANLGEDHDAYDFGSYTVVLPEEPFVFGVSHITPRNVPNSVRKPPYALARHHDTNTSTLVKREKLIRLGGVEEDGLRKSAGLAREVREFSGTLVKAGVTTNEIDGAIHEYILSRGAYPSPLHYRGFPKSCCTSVNNIIAHGIPDGRPLEDGDIVNIDITVYLNGYHGDTSQTWLVGDVDHPGRVLCEITTEAVQAGIDACGPGKHFKGIGRAIHDLVKRPFRGMEFCISQQFTGHGIGTEFHRPPWIWHHLNDEPGVMQPGHCFTIEPIIIQGKDPLGWLFPDGWTASTENCARGAQVEHMVLITDNGVDVLTR